From Pseudanabaena sp. PCC 6802, one genomic window encodes:
- a CDS encoding SpoIIE family protein phosphatase, translating to MQLNHASNDLTSGRMLQRSLLPQALPAYPGLDIAAEVWTAVDLGGDYYQFLEQPGLLAVAIADSSGKSVAGAIHAALFKGQLDAYASQGRLQNPVSVLNSLNHLLCRSRTEDAVALAYGALDFGSYEIHLGNAGIPGPIIYRAAQRGCEEVVNPGIALGRFGDTFYKSTTRSLNEGDVVVFFSDGLTEATNSKGEEFSERGADGLSPLQKAIIKLAHLSAPEIRDGLKQALDEFSGQEIPDDDVSIVTIKLNQKVPLSLLRNCPYQEALQVWIRSEERDESALLRGARLAEALKWAHGQKLSHTDTEFLEASKRIDEREHMQAQLLEAAQVRAAAADRLEKLSRDLAKSLESEKQHRLQAEMGELNERIVALTMSSEALYLSNNHLEALIATTIGGVQLKKLTSQLAQKSMELKPNTQIRTTTALEQVVYGINEYNRLEGHGFWVNRVSFSPGGNLIASCSSDRSINVWDPQGKLLQRLYGHTNWVTSVEFSPDGSTLASASRDNTLKLWYFSNDESGLFAEKATHTLKGHDGPVLDVSFSPDGELIASASEDTTIRIWKINGALMRTLRGGHSRWATCVSFSPVGDTIASGSADRTIILWHVNGTPIRTLKGHDSFVESVSFSPDGQLLVSASRDKTVKLWSIDGTLLKTFHGHTDKVWDADFHPDGKTIASASWDRTIKIWDIEGTLLKTFKGHGDAVHSITFSPDGRTLASGSRDTTVKLWNITGTQLHRLVGHTDEIYSLAISPDGLMLASVGKDRQVNLWNMKGKLLASLSGHNDRIHSVCFSPDGQTVVSASGDSTIMFWQSRNGKLINTLKGHRSEVYGICYRPDGQVIASCSADTTVRIWTAEGTWLQTLSEHGGEVYSVAFSADGSMIASASKDKTVKLWNWNGSLIRTFEGHSAEVLTVCFSPDNQTIASGSMDQSVRLWSLDGTLLKTLNGHSAEVRSVCFSPDGKAIASGGEDTLVQLWSIDGTLLRTFNGHTGAVKSLCFRPNSKALISASEDRTIVIWNLDMDNLLMRGCQWLQEYLRTNTNVSQDDRRTCLGGCSWLFKHLQSNNSGQTQAQG from the coding sequence ATGCAGTTGAACCATGCTTCTAACGACCTGACTAGCGGCAGGATGCTGCAAAGGAGTTTGCTACCTCAAGCTCTGCCAGCATACCCTGGCTTGGATATAGCGGCTGAAGTTTGGACAGCGGTAGACTTGGGAGGAGATTACTATCAGTTTCTCGAACAACCCGGATTGCTAGCAGTTGCGATCGCTGACTCATCCGGCAAATCGGTGGCGGGGGCAATTCATGCAGCTCTGTTTAAGGGGCAACTAGATGCCTATGCATCTCAAGGTAGGCTGCAAAACCCTGTATCGGTTTTGAATTCCTTAAATCATTTGCTTTGTCGGAGTCGTACCGAGGATGCAGTGGCTTTAGCCTATGGTGCCCTCGATTTTGGCAGTTACGAGATCCACCTCGGTAATGCTGGAATACCCGGCCCCATTATTTATCGTGCAGCTCAGCGTGGGTGCGAAGAAGTAGTCAACCCTGGTATTGCCCTGGGTAGATTCGGCGATACTTTCTATAAATCAACTACGCGATCGCTAAATGAGGGAGATGTTGTAGTTTTCTTTAGCGACGGCTTGACGGAGGCAACCAATTCTAAAGGAGAGGAATTCTCCGAACGAGGTGCTGATGGTCTTTCACCTTTGCAAAAAGCAATTATCAAGCTCGCTCACCTATCCGCCCCAGAAATTCGAGATGGGCTGAAGCAGGCATTAGATGAATTTTCAGGGCAGGAAATCCCCGATGATGATGTTTCTATCGTCACGATCAAGCTCAATCAAAAGGTACCGCTCTCGCTGTTGCGCAATTGTCCGTATCAAGAAGCTCTACAGGTATGGATACGCTCTGAGGAAAGGGATGAATCTGCTTTGTTACGCGGAGCGCGGCTAGCGGAAGCATTAAAGTGGGCGCACGGTCAAAAGCTCAGCCATACAGACACGGAGTTTTTGGAGGCGAGCAAGCGTATTGACGAACGCGAGCACATGCAGGCACAGTTGCTCGAAGCCGCCCAAGTACGAGCCGCCGCTGCCGATCGCCTCGAAAAACTCAGTCGCGACCTGGCTAAAAGCCTGGAATCTGAAAAGCAACACCGCCTGCAGGCAGAGATGGGCGAACTCAACGAGCGGATTGTGGCACTGACAATGTCATCGGAAGCCCTCTACCTATCGAATAACCACCTCGAAGCGTTAATTGCTACGACAATTGGGGGCGTGCAGCTCAAAAAGCTCACCTCGCAGCTAGCGCAAAAATCGATGGAACTGAAGCCCAATACCCAGATTCGTACCACGACTGCTTTAGAGCAGGTGGTCTATGGTATTAACGAATATAACCGCCTGGAAGGGCATGGGTTTTGGGTCAACCGCGTCAGTTTCAGTCCTGGCGGGAATCTGATTGCTTCCTGTAGTAGCGATCGCAGTATCAATGTTTGGGATCCCCAAGGTAAACTGCTGCAAAGGCTCTACGGTCATACTAATTGGGTCACCAGCGTAGAGTTTAGCCCCGATGGCAGTACCTTGGCATCTGCCAGTCGCGATAATACGTTGAAACTTTGGTATTTTAGCAATGACGAATCTGGGTTATTTGCTGAGAAAGCAACTCATACTCTCAAAGGGCATGACGGTCCAGTCCTGGATGTAAGCTTCAGCCCTGATGGCGAGTTGATTGCCTCTGCAAGTGAGGATACCACCATCAGGATTTGGAAAATTAATGGTGCATTAATGAGAACTTTGCGCGGAGGGCACAGCCGTTGGGCTACCTGCGTTAGCTTCAGCCCGGTTGGCGACACGATCGCTTCCGGTAGCGCCGATCGCACCATCATATTGTGGCACGTTAACGGTACGCCGATCAGAACGCTCAAAGGTCACGATAGCTTTGTCGAAAGCGTCAGTTTCAGTCCTGATGGACAATTACTGGTCTCGGCCAGTCGAGACAAAACTGTCAAGCTATGGAGCATAGATGGTACGCTCCTGAAGACGTTTCACGGCCACACCGATAAGGTATGGGATGCGGACTTTCACCCAGATGGTAAAACTATAGCTTCAGCCAGTTGGGATCGCACGATCAAAATTTGGGATATAGAAGGCACGCTGCTCAAAACTTTCAAAGGACATGGCGATGCCGTACATAGCATAACTTTTAGTCCTGACGGTAGGACGCTCGCCAGTGGGAGCAGAGATACCACGGTTAAATTGTGGAATATCACGGGCACGCAACTGCACAGATTGGTCGGTCATACGGATGAAATTTACAGTCTGGCGATTAGCCCGGATGGCTTGATGCTGGCTTCTGTGGGCAAAGATCGACAGGTTAATCTTTGGAATATGAAGGGTAAGCTATTAGCTTCGTTGAGCGGGCACAACGATCGCATACATAGCGTCTGTTTTAGCCCCGACGGACAGACAGTGGTATCGGCTAGCGGTGACAGTACGATTATGTTTTGGCAAAGCCGCAACGGTAAACTGATTAATACTCTGAAGGGGCATAGATCCGAGGTGTATGGCATCTGCTATCGGCCAGACGGTCAGGTAATTGCTTCCTGTAGTGCAGATACTACGGTACGCATTTGGACGGCTGAGGGTACGTGGTTGCAAACTCTGAGCGAGCATGGTGGTGAAGTTTACAGCGTTGCCTTCAGTGCTGACGGTAGCATGATTGCCTCTGCCAGCAAGGATAAAACTGTTAAGCTCTGGAATTGGAATGGTAGCTTGATCCGCACCTTTGAAGGGCATAGTGCTGAAGTATTAACTGTTTGCTTTAGCCCTGATAACCAGACGATCGCCTCTGGCAGCATGGATCAGAGCGTCAGGCTGTGGAGTTTGGATGGAACCCTGCTCAAAACTTTAAACGGTCACAGTGCCGAGGTCAGATCTGTTTGTTTTAGTCCCGATGGTAAGGCGATTGCCTCTGGCGGTGAAGATACGCTGGTGCAACTGTGGAGTATAGACGGTACTTTGCTGCGCACGTTTAACGGTCACACTGGAGCAGTAAAAAGTCTTTGCTTTAGACCGAATAGCAAGGCTTTGATCTCCGCTAGCGAGGATCGCACGATCGTGATCTGGAATCTGGACATGGATAACCTGCTCATGCGTGGCTGCCAGTGGTTGCAGGAATACCTCAGAACCAATACCAATGTTTCGCAAGACGATCGCCGTACCTGTCTGGGTGGATGCAGTTGGCTATTTAAACATTTGCAGTCCAATAACTCTGGACAAACCCAAGCTCAGGGTTGA
- a CDS encoding STAS domain-containing protein: protein MTYSSFLQDELKISEQIDGDKVVLQLSGALSVTTVPYFREVVQPYLEQTFSTIVLDFEGITKIVSRGVGAAIDMAVQAKKQGGKLRLINVGKYGRSLYIQGVHLVADVPELEGFEP from the coding sequence ATGACTTACTCCTCTTTCCTACAAGATGAACTCAAAATCTCCGAGCAAATAGACGGAGATAAGGTTGTGTTGCAACTCAGCGGTGCATTAAGCGTAACAACAGTGCCCTATTTCCGCGAAGTCGTGCAACCCTACCTCGAGCAAACCTTCAGCACCATAGTGCTCGATTTTGAAGGTATCACCAAGATCGTGAGTCGAGGTGTTGGTGCGGCAATTGATATGGCCGTACAGGCAAAAAAACAGGGCGGTAAGTTGCGCTTGATTAATGTGGGCAAATACGGGCGATCGCTCTACATCCAGGGCGTGCATTTAGTTGCCGACGTACCGGAACTAGAAGGCTTCGAGCCTTAA
- a CDS encoding ATP-binding protein, translating to MSDKPLKLRISIPPISGVEDVPVAAVEVLARKMGFEPSRVQDIVQALTEACVNAIIYSDSDEMDVDITFIAMHNSLILEVRDRGPGFNPDSVPAPDFDLISEIGVKNGGFGIHMIKSLVDRVEIESSDQGTLIRMSTFLSSPDSSSLTPQT from the coding sequence ATGAGCGATAAACCACTAAAATTGCGAATCTCAATTCCCCCAATTTCGGGAGTTGAGGATGTGCCAGTTGCAGCGGTAGAGGTACTTGCTCGTAAGATGGGATTTGAGCCAAGTCGCGTGCAGGATATTGTCCAAGCCCTCACTGAAGCTTGCGTAAACGCTATCATTTACAGCGACTCAGATGAGATGGATGTGGACATCACATTCATAGCCATGCATAATAGCTTAATTCTAGAGGTGCGGGATCGCGGTCCTGGCTTCAACCCAGATAGCGTGCCAGCCCCTGATTTTGACTTAATCTCAGAGATTGGGGTTAAAAATGGTGGTTTTGGCATTCATATGATTAAGTCTCTGGTCGATAGGGTTGAAATTGAATCCTCTGACCAGGGTACCCTAATCCGTATGAGTACATTTTTGTCCAGTCCTGATTCAAGTTCACTTACACCTCAAACATGA